In Cyclopterus lumpus isolate fCycLum1 chromosome 17, fCycLum1.pri, whole genome shotgun sequence, a genomic segment contains:
- the LOC117746649 gene encoding protein Niban 1-like: protein MGASSSGLLDEGKTNNIKGLVNSTFQSFSVFYRQQYLAAYIGHLHQEVEPKKEGRGLLLTQEPQHGGMEEVLYQGSVKFSCWEEQGKKCREGYAVLRRDYKVEIHENVETFSRGCAAKLVLQPAGGSVFTTEEESRARLEQTCAGILNGRKEDSSSVVPSPDVLAVYLHLPYMGHTCFLFQQEEERDNFLSALKTCIRHCNLDPWCDSSYESQAYVRALRLYRQDKGCYEFREMLLGTEEQVLAFQVMEEMLSWLQSQIQARVKGKKTERIRQWLATVQATYILVLEQLTACLEALREECRQTASANQALIRSNLDQIISSHCFLEEKVKACVRAEAEKVCSQSVAPYMSSILEALTENISAGIQGMQHTLHTLMDFTHTHGGPEETEKALSPLRSISLDPCYRQVENLTEKLGDLKQRFGLSSTQRLVHSTHLEMEKLSDSAVYTLQLFLQASARLQPSQIPVQMERDKERVRKQLDYDSRVVQRRLYQEALLEITLPALTRKMDGRWMSELQQFEQYIFSDYCSFILVHNVYDDVLRKILSQEIETVVQEAASKKSNSLSLDTEHLTFSRYSLLGETPPRSAPGSPAIVTRDCSAAPPGAGKGPGPVGDQEGGQKVTAELCPQSDADLHADVQSEHNMAQSCDQSAVLLCPGITVTQESDGSVSEEETQEEVRLVTDAPSARKSATTGSVTNEVGTLDAPATQESTNPIPDSPDLSMSTLSSPQATGVQVKCAPSDQSATPEYSATPVLSTSDREPEDTRVQHPGPSSSQPPGTHSPTKISLGSLSEAIGCHSVTQTMPQTPTDRAVYLTGEMKDNWEVQRVKEENQTEEVMRHERIKDGKEEAEAGQGKEGQMGGKPVDEGCPLSESPAESATEQREREDKAHDGERDSELETKKGKEDQEEEVEEKDDHSEKEGKKEKEEEEVLERPRPMELQPESAAELPLDSVAIVRELVAEITEVETIVGPGPNSSQTP from the exons ATGGGAGCATCTTCCTCCGGCTTGTTGGATGAGGGTAAAACCAACAACATTAAAG GACTTGTCAACAGTACGTTCCAGAGCTTCAGTGTGTTTTACCGTCAGCAGTATTTAGCAGCCTACATTGGACACTTACACCAGGAGGTGGAGCCTAAAAAAGAGGGGAGAGGCTTATTGCTCACCCAAGAG cctcaGCATGGAGGCATGGAGGAAGTGCTGTATCAAGGGAGTGTGAAGTTCTCCTGCTGGGAGGAGCAGGGGAAGAAGTGCAGAGAGGGATACGCCGTCCTGAGAAGAGATTACAAAGTGGAGATACATGAGAATGTGGAG ACTTTCAGTCGTGGATGTGCAGCCAAGTTGGTCCtccagccagcagggggcagtgtgTTCACCACAGAGGAGGAGTCCAGGGCTCGCCTGGAGCAAACCTGTGCTGGAATACTCAATG gaagGAAGGAGGATTCTTCTTCGGTGGTACCTTCTCCAGATGTGCTTGCTGTGTATCTGCACCTGCCTTATATGGGCCACACCTGCTTCCTGTTCCAACAGGAAGAGGAACGAGAtaacttcctgtctgcactCAAGACCTGCATTCGACACTGCAACcttg ACCCCTGGTGTGATTCATCCTACGAGAGCCAGGCGTACGTCCGAGCCCTCCGACTCTACCGACAGGACAAAGGATGCTATGAATTCCGGGAAATGCTGCTGGGCACTGAGGAGCAA gtgctgGCCTTCCAGGTGATGGAGGAAATGTTGTCATGGTTACAGAGTCAGATTCAGGCCAGAGTGAAGGGCAAGAAGACTGAAAGGATTCGACAGTGGCTGGCA ACAGTACAGGCAACCTACATTTTGGTGCTTGAACAACTTACTGCATGTCTGGAGGCTCTGCGGGAGGAGTGTCGTCAGACAGCATCAGCCAATCAGGCGCTGATCAGATCCAACTTGGACCAGATAATATCTTCTCACTGCTTCTTGGAGGAGAAGGTCAAAG CGTGTGTACGTGCAGAAGCAGAGAAAGTATGCAGCCAGTCTGTAGCACCCTACATGTCCTCCATCCTTGAAGCGCTGACAGAAAACATAAGCGCTGGGATTCAGGGGATgcaacacacactgcacacactgatggacttcacacacacacatggaggaccggaggagacggagaag GCCTTGTCCCCTCTGCGCTCCATCAGTCTGGATCCGTGCTACAGGCAGGTGGAGAACCTGACGGAGAAACTTGGGGACTTAAAACAGCGGTTTGGATTGAGCAGCACTCAGAGACTGGTTCACTCCACACacctggagatggagaag CTGTCGGACAGCGCCGTGTACACCTTGCAGCTCTTCCTCCAGGCCTCAGCCCGGCTGCAGCCTTCTCAGATCCCCGtccagatggagagagacaaagaacgAGTCCGgaag cagctggactATGACAGCAGAGTTGTCCAGAGGAGGCTCTACCAGGAAGCTCTCCTGGAGATCACTCTGCCTGCTCTCACCAGGAAGATGGACGGCAGGTGGATGAGT gaGCTGCAGCAGTTCGAGCAGTACATTTTCTCAGACTACTGCAGTTTCATTCTGGTTCATAACGTCTACGATGATGTTCTGAGAAAGATCCTCAGTCAGGAGATagagacag tgGTCCAGGAGGCAGCCAGTAAGAAGAGTAACAGTCTCTCGTTGGACACCGAGCATCTGACCTTTAGTCGGTACAGTCTTCTGGGGGAGACGCCCCCTCGCTCTGCACCAGGCAGCCCCGCCATTGTCACTCGAGACTGCTCAGCGGCACCCCCAGGTGCAGGTAAAGGACCTGGTCCTGTGGGGGATCAGGAGGGAGGTCAGAAGGTCACAGCTGAGCTTTGCCCTCAAAGCGACGCAGATCTCCACGCCGATGTCCAATCTGAACACAATATGGCTCAAAGTTGTGACCAGAGCGCAGTGCTTCTGTGTCCTGGCATCACGGTGACACAAGAGTCAGATGGATCTGTGTCCGAGGAGGAAACACAAGAAGAGGTCCGGCTTGTAACTGACGCACCATCGGCGAGGAAGTCAGCGACAACTGGATCGGTCACCAATGAAGTCGGTACCCTCGATGCACCTGCAACCCAGGAGTCCACTAATCCCATCCCAGACTCTCCTGACCTTTCAATGTCCACTCTGTCCTCGCCGCAGGCCACAGGCGTTCAAGTCAAATGTGCTCCAAGTGATCAATCAGCGACGCCTGAATATTCAGCCACACCTGTTCTCTCGACCTCAGACAGAGAACCAGAAGACACAAGAGTCCAGCATCCCGGTCCCTCATCATCACAGCCACCTGGGACACATAGTCCAACGAAAATCAGCCTGGGGTCACTAAGCGAGGCGATCGGCTGCCACTCTGTAACACAGACGATGCCACAGACCCCCACTGACCGGGCCGTCTACCTGACGGGAGAAATGAAGGACAACTGGGAGGTGCAGAGGGTCAAAGAGGAGAATCAGACGGAGGAGGTGATGAGACATGAGAGAATCAAAGACGGTAAAGAAGAGGCCGAGGCAGGACAAGGGAAAGAAGGGCAAATGGGAGGTAAGCCTGTCGATGAAGGTTGCCCACTCTCTGAATCACCAGCAGAGAGCGCCACTGAGCAGAGGGAGCGCGAAGACAAGGCccatgatggagagagagatagtgagCTTGAGACtaagaaaggaaaagaagaccaggaggaggaagtagaggagaaagACGATCATagtgaaaaagaaggaaagaaggaaaaagaggaggaggaggttctcGAAAGACCTCGTCCAATGGAACTGCAGCCAGAGAGTGCTGCTGAGCTGCCATTGGACAGTGTGGCGATCGTCAGGGAACTTGTGGCTGAGATTACTGAAGTGGAGACCATCGTCGGCCCCGGTCCCAACAGCAGCCAAACACCCTGA